The following coding sequences are from one Candidatus Liberimonas magnetica window:
- a CDS encoding secondary thiamine-phosphate synthase enzyme YjbQ, with protein MRAGGVPLDIFTDEITLSTKGNGDVLNITEAVESVIKDSKIAEGLVNVSVVGSTAAITTIEFEPALVKDLQEVLEKLVPSGKEYHHDKTWGDANGFSHIRSALIGTSRAFSLKGGELMLGTWQQIILADFDNRKRTRKVIVQVVGK; from the coding sequence ATGCGTGCTGGAGGAGTTCCGCTGGATATATTTACTGATGAAATAACGCTTTCTACCAAGGGAAACGGGGATGTATTGAACATAACTGAAGCGGTGGAAAGCGTTATAAAAGACAGCAAAATTGCAGAAGGGCTTGTAAATGTGTCCGTGGTGGGCTCTACGGCTGCTATCACGACTATAGAGTTTGAGCCGGCGCTTGTAAAGGACTTGCAGGAAGTTTTAGAGAAACTCGTTCCTTCAGGTAAAGAATATCACCACGACAAGACATGGGGCGATGCGAACGGATTTTCTCATATTAGATCGGCTTTAATAGGTACAAGTAGAGCATTTTCCTTAAAAGGCGGGGAACTGATGCTTGGCACATGGCAGCAGATTATATTGGCTGATTTTGATAACAGAAAGCGTACGAGAAAAGTTATAGTCCAGGTAGTGGGAAAATGA
- the rsmD gene encoding 16S rRNA (guanine(966)-N(2))-methyltransferase RsmD, with amino-acid sequence MSELRIIAGTARGRKIKTFKDDLSVRPILARMKKSVFDILKTRICDSSFLDLYAGTGAVGIEAISRGARHAVFVDADNKCVNLIKENLKNLKFDAVSDVYQSDVLKGLEWLRAKFDLVYMGPPYKDKDKVPLSLVNPTLEAIEKAGILMPGGIIIAQHHKKEMVSNIGALVEVRNEKYGDTIISFYEKAAG; translated from the coding sequence ATGAGCGAACTAAGGATAATAGCAGGTACGGCAAGAGGAAGAAAAATAAAGACTTTCAAAGATGACTTGTCAGTAAGACCCATCCTTGCCAGGATGAAAAAGTCTGTTTTCGATATTTTAAAAACCAGGATATGCGATTCATCTTTTTTAGATCTGTATGCAGGAACAGGCGCAGTAGGCATTGAGGCCATTTCGAGAGGTGCCAGGCACGCTGTTTTTGTCGATGCAGATAACAAGTGTGTTAATCTCATTAAGGAAAATTTAAAAAATTTGAAGTTTGACGCAGTCTCGGATGTGTATCAATCTGATGTGTTAAAAGGGCTTGAATGGCTAAGGGCTAAATTCGACCTTGTCTATATGGGGCCGCCTTACAAAGATAAAGATAAAGTGCCTCTTTCGCTTGTAAACCCGACGCTTGAAGCTATTGAAAAAGCAGGTATTTTAATGCCGGGCGGGATAATCATAGCACAGCATCATAAGAAAGAGATGGTGTCTAATATTGGAGCACTTGTAGAAGTAAGGAATGAAAAATACGGAGATACAATAATATCATTTTACGAAAAAGCAGCAGGGTAA
- the argB gene encoding acetylglutamate kinase: protein MAKKINVIKFGGSLSKNRKAWNRFLDDIAVLSKKSKYVIIHGGGPEINAWLDKLNIKTKFINGLRYTDEKTLEVVEMVLSGKVNKTIVSELLKRKVNAVGISCKDGFTCIAKKNKKLGLVGEPLKVNTGLLNILLKNGYLPVISSLAISEEGETLNVNADSIAMAVSKALKAEKLILLTDVEGILDRNNETIRSIRSKDIKGLIKSNVVTGGMIPKVQACFDSIRCGIKQVWIVSGVLGIKKLKGTLITK from the coding sequence ATGGCAAAAAAAATAAACGTAATAAAATTCGGCGGAAGCCTGAGCAAAAATAGGAAAGCCTGGAACAGGTTCCTTGATGACATTGCAGTTTTGTCAAAAAAAAGTAAATATGTTATTATTCATGGCGGTGGGCCTGAAATAAACGCCTGGCTTGATAAACTTAATATAAAAACGAAGTTTATAAATGGTTTAAGGTACACGGATGAAAAGACCCTGGAAGTAGTTGAAATGGTTTTAAGCGGCAAGGTCAATAAAACAATAGTTTCAGAGCTTCTTAAAAGAAAAGTCAATGCCGTTGGTATATCATGCAAAGACGGTTTTACCTGCATAGCAAAAAAAAATAAAAAACTTGGGCTGGTAGGCGAGCCGTTGAAGGTAAATACAGGGCTTTTAAATATACTTCTTAAAAACGGATATTTACCTGTGATTTCATCATTGGCTATATCTGAAGAAGGTGAGACTTTAAATGTCAATGCTGATTCCATAGCGATGGCTGTTTCAAAGGCGCTGAAAGCGGAAAAACTGATCCTTCTTACTGATGTAGAGGGTATTCTAGATAGGAACAATGAAACTATCCGGTCTATCCGCTCAAAAGATATTAAAGGCCTTATAAAAAGTAACGTTGTTACAGGCGGGATGATACCCAAAGTCCAAGCTTGTTTTGATTCTATAAGGTGCGGGATAAAACAAGTATGGATCGTTTCGGGTGTTTTAGGGATAAAAAAACTTAAAGGTACATTGATAACAAAATGA